The genomic segment ATCCAGCGGGAACTCAACACGCCCGGGGTCCTCCACCTGGCTTCGCGGCTTTTGGACGGCATTCGGACCACCGGCATCCAGGTTCCCAGGCATGTCGAAATCTTCAACGGCGGGGACCGAAGCGTCCCGGTCAACGATCTTCGGGTCAGGATCCGCCTTTACCCGGCCGAAGACCGGGTGGCCCGGATCGCCGACCGCATCCTCCGGCCCGACAAGGCCCGGACCATTCTGGCCCGGGGTGTTGATTTCGCCGAACTGAGCGGCATCTTCGAGCCCCAAACCGCCGAAACCCTGTTCGACGAGATCACTTCGTCACCCGACGAAGGCGGATCCTATGGCCGGCTGGTCATGCCCGGCCTCTTGGTCAACATCCCTTGGGAGCATTCCAATGGCCGCTGGATTCCGGAATTTCAATGGCGTCTGGTCTACGAGGCCGCCCGGGGCAATCTGCGTCAGGGTGTGCTGCGCGACGAGGAGATCCCCCGGCGCTTCCGTCTCTTCATGGACGACCTCAAATATGTCGGCGGCGAGCAGAACCTGTCCAAGGTCTTTGTCTCCCGGACCCTGCCCCCGCCCGACACCCTCAGGGTCCTGAAGCGGAACGGCATCGGCGTGGTCCTGGTCCGGGGCCTGTCCTGCCGCACCAGCCCGAACGGAGCCCACGAGGCCGACTTCTACCACGACCAGTCAACCTATGAGGAACTCGTCCGGCTCGAAGCCGAGGGCCTGCGCTTCTACATGGCCGTTACCCACAACGGGGCCTCTCATGTCAGGGAATTCTACAAGGGCCTGTGGGTCACCGCTCCGGGCAAGGAAAACCTGGACCGGGTCCACACGACCATCGCCGTGTTCGGATCGGCCCTGGAGCAGTTTCAGGACGTCTTGACCACCCAGTTCCGGGATTTTTTGGCCGCGTTGAAAAGCGACCTGAGGCTTGGAGACGATTTCGCCGTGGCCCACGGCAGCGGTCCGGGGGCCATGAAGGCCATCGACCAGGCCGCCGCTGATCTTGGCGTGTTGCGGATCGGCGTGGGCATCGACGCCGAAAAACTCGGTCAGTCGCCAAATCTGGAACCCGAAGCCCTGGTCCAGTTCGTCAGCCTAGCCCTGAACACCCGTCAGGACATCCTGGACCGCCGGTCCATCTTCAAGATCTTCAACGTCGGCGGTTTCGGCACCAGCTACGAGATGAACATGGCCCTGACCTTCATGAAGATCGGCCACTGCCTCCCGGCCCCGTACATCTTTGTCGACCCCTTTGGCCTCGGCCCGGACGGAACCCACCTCTGGACCCAGGCCGTGGCCCAGTTCAAGGCCATCTCCACCCCAAACCACGTCAACGGACTGGATCTCCCCCCCTTCGGCCCGGCCTGGATTCCCCGCTGTTGCCACCTGGTCAGGTCCTACGCCGAAGGCCTGAAGATCATCCAGGGTTTCATGGATGACCCCTGCGCCTATTGGAAGCAGGTCGAGGTCGGCTCGGCCATTGTCCAGCGGGCCAGGGAGAATCTGGACGCCCTGCAGATGCCGGTCCCGCCCTACATCGCCTCGGCTGTGTGCAGTTTGAAACCCTGAGACCTGCAGACAGGATGATCCGGGATATGGTCGTGGATGATCGAAAAGTGGTCCATGGTCGGCCTTTCTCTTCCCCAATGATGGGAAAGGCATGATCCTCCAACGAGCCCTGGCCCTGATGGAGGATCATGCCGGTCTTCTGGCCTGGGTTGGTCTTGGCTCGGGGCTGCTGTTCGTGGCCACTCTGACCCTGTTGCCCTGGCTGGCCGCCAGGCTTCCCCAAGACTATCTGACGGCCGAAAAACCGCTGAAAAAGAAAAGACCCTGGATCGCCTGGCCAGCTCTTATTTTCAAGAATGCCCTCGGCCTCGCCCTGATCGCCCTGGGGCTGGCCATGCTGGTTCTGCCCGGCCAGGGCCTTCTGACCGTCATCGTCGGGCTCGGGCTTGTCGACTTTCCGGGACGCCGCTCCCTGGAGCGCCACTGCCTAGCCCACCCTCGGGTCTTTCCGGCCCTGAACTGGCTCCGGGCCCAAAAAGGTCGACCACCCCTCCACCCGCCATGGGCTTGAGTGGCCTCAGTCCTTCTCCGACTCGACCCGTGGGCGTTTTTCCTTGGCTGGACAACTCTCCCGGGGTTTACTGTCTAACTTACCTGCCATGGGGCACTCTCCGGACGAACAGCCCGAACAGCAGGATTCTCCCCTGGCCCCGGCCCGCAAGGTCCGAATGACGTACCAAGCGGCCACCGCGACCACGACTGCGACCACTGCGGCCTGCCAGAAAGTCGACATCAGCTTGCCTCCGGGGGTTTGTTCCAGATGGCCTTGAAGCCGTCCATGGCCTTGTCCGTACTCATCAAGCGAACCAGTTCCTTGGCCACTTCCTTGGGATTGAAGTCTTCCCTGGTAACCTCGGTCACGCACAACACCCAGCGTCGGCCTGAACGGCCGAGGTAGAGTTCCCGGCGCACGGCCGCCGAAACCTCGGTCAGGATGCCTGAGGAAAAAAACGGCCGTGCCTCGTCGGCCTCGTCGTTCAGCCACATGTACCGGATGCTGTCCTCGTCCTCGGGAAGTACGCCCAG from the Deltaproteobacteria bacterium genome contains:
- a CDS encoding FeoB-associated Cys-rich membrane protein; the encoded protein is MSTFWQAAVVAVVVAVAAWYVIRTLRAGARGESCCSGCSSGECPMAGKLDSKPRESCPAKEKRPRVESEKD